CAGTAATGGCTGATGAGATGGATGAGATAATAAATGAATTTATATTGGAAGCAGAAGAGATTCTTGAACAAATTGATCCTCTCTTCGTAGAGCTCGAAAATAAAGGGCAGGATCCTGAAATAATTAATGAAATATTTAGAGGAATGCATACTCTAAAGGGGGCTGCAGGATTCTTAGGATTTCAGAATATTGTTGATGTTGCTCACAGAGCTGAGACAATATTGAAGAAAGTAAGAGAGGGAGAGATTTCAATTTCACCAGAACTTACTGATGCTATTTTAAAAGCAGTAGATACATTAAAGGTGTTGATTTCTCATGTAAAGGCAAAAGAGGAATATACTGAAAATATACAGCCTGTTTTAGATTTACTTGACAGTGCACTTGAAAGAGCTTCCAAGAAGGAAGTTACAGAACAGAAAGAGCCTATAGAAAAGTTTACTACTGAAGTTGAAACAACCGAGCCAAAAGAGATACCTGCACAGGCTCCTCAAAAAGAAAAAGAGAAAGAAAAAGAGATTTCTACTTTAAGGGTAGATGTTGAGAGAATAGACAAAGTAATGGATCTTGCTGGAGAAATAGTTCTTGCCAGAAATAGACTTCTTAATCTGTCCAATAAACTTGAGGCAAAATATGGAGGCGATGAACATGTAGAAGGACTCGTTGAAACTACCTCATTTCTTGATAGAGTTACCTCAGATCTTCAGCTCGCTGTAATGAAAATGAGAATGCAACCCTTACAGAAAGTTTTTGTAAAATTTCCAAGAATGGTGAGAGACCTTGCAAGGACTCTTGGAAAAGAGGTTGATCTTGAGATCATTGGTGAAGATACAGAAGTTGATAAATCAGTAATTGAAAACATCGGAGATCCTCTTGTCCATATCATAAGAAATTCAATAGACCATGGAATAGAATCACCTGAAGAGAGACTTTCCAAAGGTAAGCCACCTAAAGGCAAAATTGTCATAAATGCCTATCAAAAGGGAACTCAAATCGTCATAGATATTTCAGATGATGGTAAAGGAATAGATGTTGAAGCAGTAAGAGCAAAGGCAATTTCAAAAGGGCTTGTTACACTGGAAGAAGCTGAGAAAATGTCTGAAGAGGCGATAATAAATTTAATCTTTTTACCCGGTTTTTCTACAAAGGATGTTTCAACAGAGTTGAGTGGTAGAGGAGTTGGAATGGATGTTGTGAAGTCAAATGTGGCAAAACTCAATGGATATGTAGAGATATTTACAGAAAAAGATAAAGGAACCACTTTCAGGATAAGTCTACCTCTTACTCTAGCAATAATTCAGGCAATGATGGTTCAGGTTGGAGATGAAGTATATGCCATACCTCAGTCAAT
The nucleotide sequence above comes from Thermodesulfovibrio aggregans. Encoded proteins:
- a CDS encoding chemotaxis protein CheA, with the protein product MADEMDEIINEFILEAEEILEQIDPLFVELENKGQDPEIINEIFRGMHTLKGAAGFLGFQNIVDVAHRAETILKKVREGEISISPELTDAILKAVDTLKVLISHVKAKEEYTENIQPVLDLLDSALERASKKEVTEQKEPIEKFTTEVETTEPKEIPAQAPQKEKEKEKEISTLRVDVERIDKVMDLAGEIVLARNRLLNLSNKLEAKYGGDEHVEGLVETTSFLDRVTSDLQLAVMKMRMQPLQKVFVKFPRMVRDLARTLGKEVDLEIIGEDTEVDKSVIENIGDPLVHIIRNSIDHGIESPEERLSKGKPPKGKIVINAYQKGTQIVIDISDDGKGIDVEAVRAKAISKGLVTLEEAEKMSEEAIINLIFLPGFSTKDVSTELSGRGVGMDVVKSNVAKLNGYVEIFTEKDKGTTFRISLPLTLAIIQAMMVQVGDEVYAIPQSMIEETLRININDIKEVTGQKVLTIRDRVLPLFILNEILGVPNSIESDRKYILVASVGDKRFCISVDSVLGQEEIVIKTINGVDSEECGIMGATITGDGKVVLILDLAILSRKVLAIK